From Virgibacillus natechei, the proteins below share one genomic window:
- a CDS encoding nucleoside hydrolase, with amino-acid sequence MPRSNNCRQPIGVGVIPADCYLEPAMYANRKIIDRFGNGKQIEVAASTSRGKNPFPKEWRMHAFLVDALPILNEYLPVKTKEANLPAHRHMINAIRNSEDPVTLAFVGPLTDLARALEEAPDIETKIEKLAWMGGTFLENGNVEEPELDGTAEWNAFWDPEAAKTVWDSTIPIDLVALESTNMVPLTLDVRNKWASERKDLGVDFLGQCYAMVPPLVHFQTNSTYFLWDVLTTATVGRDDFVKMREVKSIVYKDGASQGKTELSETGRTVNLVYDVDRDKFFDYITDLARQTN; translated from the coding sequence TTGCCAAGGAGCAACAACTGTAGACAGCCTATTGGGGTGGGTGTCATTCCGGCAGATTGTTATTTAGAGCCTGCTATGTATGCAAATCGAAAAATTATCGATCGTTTTGGTAATGGAAAACAAATAGAAGTTGCAGCATCAACATCACGCGGGAAAAATCCTTTTCCAAAAGAGTGGCGTATGCATGCGTTTCTAGTTGATGCATTACCGATATTAAATGAATATTTACCTGTGAAAACCAAAGAGGCAAATCTTCCTGCGCATCGGCACATGATAAATGCCATCCGTAATAGTGAAGATCCAGTTACATTGGCATTTGTCGGACCGCTGACAGACCTCGCACGTGCACTGGAAGAAGCCCCTGATATTGAAACCAAAATTGAGAAGCTGGCATGGATGGGTGGTACATTTTTGGAAAATGGAAATGTAGAAGAACCAGAACTTGATGGAACAGCTGAATGGAATGCTTTTTGGGACCCGGAGGCAGCTAAGACAGTATGGGATAGTACCATTCCAATTGATTTAGTTGCATTGGAAAGTACAAATATGGTGCCTTTGACCCTAGATGTAAGAAATAAATGGGCCTCCGAAAGAAAGGATCTAGGGGTTGACTTTTTAGGACAATGCTACGCAATGGTACCACCTCTAGTTCACTTCCAAACGAACTCCACCTATTTTCTATGGGATGTGCTAACAACGGCTACAGTCGGCAGGGATGATTTCGTTAAAATGAGAGAAGTGAAAAGCATCGTATATAAAGATGGTGCCAGCCAAGGAAAGACAGAGCTTTCAGAAACGGGACGAACAGTTAACCTGGTTTATGATGTGGATAGAGATAAATTCTTCGATTATATTACAGATCTTGCGAGGCAAACGAATTGA